The following is a genomic window from Candidatus Dormiibacterota bacterium.
ATCTTCTGGCCGCCGTCGCAGGTGCGCGTCCTCCACGGCTGAGAAGTCGCTCTCGATGACGCGGCTGCTGAACGGGCGCCGGTTGCTGAGCCTGATCCTCGAGATCGCGCTGCTCTGCATTTTGCTCTTCGCCTTCTTCGTGCGCACGCCGCAAGTCTCGGGCCGCTCGATGGCCCCCGGAATCTCCTCCGGTGAGTACGTCTTGATCGACACGCTCGCGTACCGCTTCTCGCGGCCGGCTCGGGGCGACATCGTCGCCTTCCGGCGCAGCGACGATCCTTCGGCTGGGCCCAGCATCTACATCAAGCGCATCATCGGGCTGCCGGGCGACCGCGTCGCGATTCGCGACGGCATCGTCTACGTCGACGCGAAGCGGCTCTCGGAGCCGTACGTACGCTATCGCGACGCGCACAGCTTCTCTCCGATCGTCGTGCCCGCCGGTGCGCTCTACGTTCTGGGCGACAACCGTGCCGACAGCGAGGACTCCCGCGCCTTCGGGTGCATTCCCGAGACCGCGGTGATCGGCAGGGCTCTTGCCGGAATCTGGCCGCCGCAGGCACTGCGCGGACTATGATCCAGTGGTACCCGGGGCACATGGCCCGTGCGACGCGCAAGGTCGGCGAAGCGCTGCGCCTCGTCGACGTCGTTGTCGAAGCTGTCGACGCGCGCGTGCCGCACAGCGGCGCGAACCCCGCGCTAAATCGCTTGACCGCTCACAAACGCCGAATCGTGGCATTGACGCGTAGCGATCTCGCGGATCCGAAGACGACGCGTCGCTGGCTCGAAGCATTCGCCCGGCAGGGAGTCGACGCCATCGCGCTCGACGCGCGCGAGCAGCGCAGCGTCGCGCGCATCGTCACGCTGCTCGCACAGGTGAGTCCCGCGAGCGCTCGCGCGATGGTCGTGGGCATTCCCAACGCCGGGAAGTCGACGCTCGTGAACGCGCTGCTCAAGCGCGCCGCAGCGAAGACCGAGCGGCGCCCGGGCGTGACGCGGCGTACGCAGTGGTTTCGCCTCTCGCCGCGCGTCGAGCTCATGGACACGCCGGGGATCCTCATGCCGAAAATCGCATCGCAGACCTCGCAATGGAAGCTCGCTGCCGTTGGCGCCGTTCCGAGCGAACGGTACGATCCGCAAGATGTGGCGGCACGCCTCGAGCGCTGGTCGAGGCAACGCGACCTCGACCGCGTCCCCCCGCTCGATGCCTTCACGACGGAGCGCGGCTTCGTCCGGCGGGGCGGCAAGGTTGATGCTCACACCGCGGCGCAATCCTACCTCCGTGCGTTCGACCAAGGAAAGTTCGGGCGCATTTCTCTTGAATCGCCGGATGACGCCGAAGCAACGTAGATCGAAGACGAAATACGAGCGCGAGCGGCGCAGGCTCCATCGGCTGCACCTGCTGGAGAACGCCGCACGCGAGCGCGGCTATCTGCTCGTCGCAGGCATCGACGAAGTCGGGCGCGGGCCGCTCGCAGGGCCCGTGATCGCCGCGTGCGTCGTCGTGTCGAAACCGCTGATGCTGCCCGGCTTGAACGACTCGAAGCAAGTTCGTCCGGAGCAGCGGCGACGGCTCGCGGAACAGATCAAGGAGCGGGCCGACGCGTGGGCGATCGGGTCCGCGAGCGTAGCGGAGATCGATCGCCTCAATATCTACTACGCGAGCGTTTTGGCCATGGAGCGGGCCATCGAGGCACTCTCCTGTGTGCCGGAGTACCTCTTCACCGATGCCATACGCATTCGATCGTTCGCCGGACCGCAAGAGCCGTTGATCAAAGGCGACGAGCGCTGCGCGGTCGTGGCCGCGGCGTCGATCGTCGCGAAAGTCTATCGCGACGCGCTCTTGGAGCAGCTCGATCGGGAGGACCCGCGCTACGGGTTCGCGGCGCACAAGGGCTACTCCACGCCGGAACACATCGCTGCGCTCGAACGATACGGGCCGTGCGCGCATCACCGCGCAAACTGGGCACGCGTTCAGGCACTCATGCTCGAGCTTTTCTCCGAGCCGCTGCATGACTAATACGGCGAAAGGCAAGACCGCAGAAATGCATGCCGAGGAGCTCCTTTCCAGCCGCGGGTACCGCGTGATCGAGCGCAACGCACGCATGCCTGGTGCAGAGATCGATCTGGTCTGCGTCGACGGTAAGACGCTCGTCTTCGTCGAGGTAAAGCGGCGCGACGGCACGCGCTTCGGCTCCGCACTCTCGGCGGTCGACGCACGAAAGCGCGCGAGGTTGCGCGCGGCTGCCGCCGACTACGCGCAGATCCTCGCACCGCGCGCGCGCGTCCGGTTCGACGTCGTCGCAGTCGACGGCGACCGCACGACGCTCCATCGAGACGTGTTCTGATGGCGACGCAGGCCGCGCGGCAGGCGCCGCGGCCCGAACTCCGGCGCGCCGTGACGCCATGGGGATCGTTCTCATGGGGCTATTCCGACGTCGGCGCCGATATCTTCATCGGTCTCGGCTTGGTGCTCGCGGCGGCGGCGGGCGCCTCCAACGTCGCCTTCCTCTTTGCCGGCATGGTCTACGTCTGCATCGGCCTCGCGTATACCGAGCTCGCAGCCGCCTATCCATTTGCCGGCGGCGGTCCGTACTTCGTGCTGCGCGGGTTGGGCGACGTCTTCGGTTTCATCGCGGGCTGGGCCGTGCTGCTCGACTTCACGATCGACATCACGCTCTTCGCGTGGAGCTGCATCGACTACTCGAGCCAACTCTTACCGGTGCTCGTGAACTCGAATCACCCGTGGGTGCACTTCGCGGCCGTTCTCGGATTGATCGTCGGGCTGTGCGTGCTCAACGTGATCGGCGTGCGCGAGAGCACCGCCTTCAACGGGATCGTCTCGGCGCTCGACGTCGTCAGCGAGACGTGCATCCTCTGCTTCGGTTTTCTTTTCGCCTTCCAGCCTGAGCTGCTCATTCACAACATGAGCGTGAGCTGGCCGAGCCCCTATCACCTCATGCTCGGCACATCGCTCGCCATCATCTCGTTCGTCGGCCTCGAATCGATCTCGCAAGCCGCGCAGGAGACGTACCGTCCGGCATCGGTTATTCCGCGCACCTCCGTCGCGCTGATTCTGACGATCTTGATCTTCGCGCTCGCGTATTCGAATCTCGCGCTCGGCATGCAGCCGTGGCATCCCATCGTCGGCAATCACGGGCAACATCTCCAGTTTTGGCAGATCTTTCCGTCCAATCCGGACAATCAAGGCAAGGCCGTCGCGCTGCTCGCCGCGCAAGTTCCGTACTGGGGCGCGATCGCGGCGCTCTACGTTCCCGTCCTCGGCGCAATCTTGCTGCTCATCTCGTCGAACTCCGGGGTCTTCGGCAGTTCGCGCATCGCCTACTCGATGAGCCGCGCGGATCTGCTTCCATCGCTGTTTCAGCGCGTGCACCCGCGTTTCCGTACGCCGATGGTCTCGATCGTCGCGTTCTGTGGTCTTGCCGCGGTTACGCTCGTCTTCGCCGCCTTGCCCGCGCTCTTCCCAGGAGCGATGTCGTTTTACGCGCGCGTCTTTCACGGCGAGAGCGGCCTCGATTTTCTCGCGGATCTCTATGCATTCGGAGCGGCGACGAGTTATTCGTTCGTCTTCCTCGCGCTCATCGCTCTGCGCCTCATCGATCCGCACAGCCCCCGCAAGTTCAAGATACCACTCAACATTCCAGTGCGGTTCCGTGGCGAACAGGCGAGCATTCCGCTGCTCGGGATCGTCGGCTTCGCCGGAATATTCTCGATCCTGGTCTTCACGCTGATGACGCATCCGATCGGACGCATCGCGGGGCCGTCCTGGCTGATCGTGGGCGTCATCCTCTACTTCGTGTATCGCCGCCACCGCCGTCTGCCGTATCTGCGCTCGCAGAAGCACGACTGGCGACGGCATCAAATGGAGATCTTGCGGACCTCCGGGGATCTCGAGCTGCTCGACGAGTACACGGCGAACCTCAAAGCGGCTGAAAATCGCGCAGGGAACGGCCCTCATGCGTAGCCTGCTGATCGTGCGCACGCTCTTTGCCGTCGGCTTCATCGTCTTCGGCGTCATCGTCTTCTTCCGCCTCGTCGTCTTCGCGCCGCAAGCGGGCTTCAGAATCGTGCCGGGCGCCGTCCTCGCTCTGGCGATGGTGGCCCTCGGCGTGCACCGCATCGTGCTCGTCCTGAGGCTGCGCAATACATGATGCCCGTAACCGGCGAGGTGCACGCAACGCTCGTCGGAGCGGCCTCGGCCGCACTGCTCGCCATAGCGATCGTGCTGACGTTTTGGTGGATGCTCCACCCCCCAGCCTCGACGGTCGAACGCCGCGCAAAAGAGGCTGCGACAGAGCTCGAGCGAATGGTTGGCTCCATCATCGTGGTCTTCACGCCCGAAATCGCGTCGAGCCACATGATGGCGCTGGCAGCAAAGGTCGCTCGTGGGGAACGCTCGGAACTGCTCGCGATCTACGTCATCGAACTGCCGTACACGCTTCCGCCGGATGCAGAGATGCCGATCGAAGAGCGCGCCGCGCTCGACGCGCTCGGTGCAGCGGAATCGATTGCAAAGAACAGCGGCATTTCGATCCGGACGGAGATCGTCAAGGCGCGCTCGACCAAACAGGCGGTACTCGACATTGCCAAGCGAGAGCGAGCGAACCTCATCGTCATAGGAGACCATCGCGAAGGAAAGTACGTCGGCGCTCCGTTGAGCCGAACCATCGAAGAGATCGCCGCAGACGCAAAGTGCGACGTTCTCATCGGCGTCGAAGGAAAGCA
Proteins encoded in this region:
- a CDS encoding universal stress protein, whose translation is MMPVTGEVHATLVGAASAALLAIAIVLTFWWMLHPPASTVERRAKEAATELERMVGSIIVVFTPEIASSHMMALAAKVARGERSELLAIYVIELPYTLPPDAEMPIEERAALDALGAAESIAKNSGISIRTEIVKARSTKQAVLDIAKRERANLIVIGDHREGKYVGAPLSRTIEEIAADAKCDVLIGVEGKHGTLFVGEASQNVATEPPASHS
- the lepB gene encoding signal peptidase I; its protein translation is MTRLLNGRRLLSLILEIALLCILLFAFFVRTPQVSGRSMAPGISSGEYVLIDTLAYRFSRPARGDIVAFRRSDDPSAGPSIYIKRIIGLPGDRVAIRDGIVYVDAKRLSEPYVRYRDAHSFSPIVVPAGALYVLGDNRADSEDSRAFGCIPETAVIGRALAGIWPPQALRGL
- the ylqF gene encoding ribosome biogenesis GTPase YlqF is translated as MIQWYPGHMARATRKVGEALRLVDVVVEAVDARVPHSGANPALNRLTAHKRRIVALTRSDLADPKTTRRWLEAFARQGVDAIALDAREQRSVARIVTLLAQVSPASARAMVVGIPNAGKSTLVNALLKRAAAKTERRPGVTRRTQWFRLSPRVELMDTPGILMPKIASQTSQWKLAAVGAVPSERYDPQDVAARLERWSRQRDLDRVPPLDAFTTERGFVRRGGKVDAHTAAQSYLRAFDQGKFGRISLESPDDAEAT
- a CDS encoding APC family permease, whose protein sequence is MATQAARQAPRPELRRAVTPWGSFSWGYSDVGADIFIGLGLVLAAAAGASNVAFLFAGMVYVCIGLAYTELAAAYPFAGGGPYFVLRGLGDVFGFIAGWAVLLDFTIDITLFAWSCIDYSSQLLPVLVNSNHPWVHFAAVLGLIVGLCVLNVIGVRESTAFNGIVSALDVVSETCILCFGFLFAFQPELLIHNMSVSWPSPYHLMLGTSLAIISFVGLESISQAAQETYRPASVIPRTSVALILTILIFALAYSNLALGMQPWHPIVGNHGQHLQFWQIFPSNPDNQGKAVALLAAQVPYWGAIAALYVPVLGAILLLISSNSGVFGSSRIAYSMSRADLLPSLFQRVHPRFRTPMVSIVAFCGLAAVTLVFAALPALFPGAMSFYARVFHGESGLDFLADLYAFGAATSYSFVFLALIALRLIDPHSPRKFKIPLNIPVRFRGEQASIPLLGIVGFAGIFSILVFTLMTHPIGRIAGPSWLIVGVILYFVYRRHRRLPYLRSQKHDWRRHQMEILRTSGDLELLDEYTANLKAAENRAGNGPHA
- a CDS encoding ribonuclease HII; protein product: MTPKQRRSKTKYERERRRLHRLHLLENAARERGYLLVAGIDEVGRGPLAGPVIAACVVVSKPLMLPGLNDSKQVRPEQRRRLAEQIKERADAWAIGSASVAEIDRLNIYYASVLAMERAIEALSCVPEYLFTDAIRIRSFAGPQEPLIKGDERCAVVAAASIVAKVYRDALLEQLDREDPRYGFAAHKGYSTPEHIAALERYGPCAHHRANWARVQALMLELFSEPLHD
- a CDS encoding YraN family protein, whose translation is MTNTAKGKTAEMHAEELLSSRGYRVIERNARMPGAEIDLVCVDGKTLVFVEVKRRDGTRFGSALSAVDARKRARLRAAAADYAQILAPRARVRFDVVAVDGDRTTLHRDVF